From Tiliqua scincoides isolate rTilSci1 chromosome 2, rTilSci1.hap2, whole genome shotgun sequence, the proteins below share one genomic window:
- the LARP4 gene encoding la-related protein 4 isoform X6, translating to MLLFVEQVTSKGASLNPNAKVWQEGIQGNPEAAPANNGSENSWQETAAVPGNCSEGNAEVADDGVKQFEAMYSSCEPSSSSGIEESAANGMVLASEELGYQLYDVTGEGSPVISTEDLKECLKKQLEFCFSRENLSKDLYLMSQMDSDQFIPIWTIANMEGIKKLTTNMDLIVEILRSSPMVQVDEQGEKVRPNHKRCIIILREIPETTPVEEVKALFKNESCPKVISCEFAHNNNWYVTFQSDTDAQQAFKYLREEVKTFQGKPIMARIKAINTFFAKNGYRVVDSSVYAQPVQTQAQFASPLFMQPVYSPQQYSIYSIVPQTWSPNPAPYFETPLAPFPNGGFVNGFSSPGSYKTNAAALSIGRPFHRNR from the exons ATGCTGCTCTTcgtggag CAGGTAACATCGAAAGGTGCCAGCTTAAATCCTAATGCAAAAGTATGGCAGGAAGGTATACAGGGAAATCCAGAAGCTGCACCAGCAAATAATGGCAGTGAAAACTCATGGCAAGAGACAGCAGCTGTGCCAGGAAATTGTTCAGAGG GTAATGCTGAGGTTGCTGATGATGGTGTTAAACAGTTTGAAGCAATGTATTCATCTTGTGAGCCATCAAGTAGTTCAGGTATTGAGGAATCAGCAGCTAATGGAATGGTCTTGGCATCTGAGGAACTTGGGTACCAACTTTATGATGTTACTG GTGAAGGTAGTCCTGTCATTTCTACAGAAGACCTGAAAGAATGTTTGAAGAAACAACTAGAGTTCTGTTTCTCACG TGAGAATCTATCCAAGGATCTTTACTTGATGTCTCAAATGGACAGTGATCAATTTATTCCAATATGGACAATCGCCAACATGGAAGGAATTAAGAAATTGACAACCAATATGGATCTTATTGTGGAAATACTAAGAT ctTCTCCTATGGTCCAGGTGGATGAACAAGGAGAAAAAGTTAGGCCAAACCACAAACGATGCATTATTATTCTTCGTGAGATTCCTGAAACAACACCTGTAGAG GAGGTAAAGGCcctgtttaaaaatgaaagctgCCCCAAAGTGATAAGCTGTGAGTTTGCTCACAATAACAACTGGTACGTTACATTCCAGTCAGATACTGATGCACAGCAG GCTTTTAAATACTTACGGGAAGAAGTTAAAACCTTTCAGGGCAAGCCAATAATG GCCAGGATAAAAGCCATCAACACCTTCTTTGCAAAGAACGGTTATCGTGTAGTGGATTCAAGTGTGTATGCTCAGCCTGTCCAAACACAAGCGCAGTTTGCCTCACCACTGTTTATGCAGCCAGTATATAGTCCTCAGCAGTACTCCATCTACAGTATTGTGCCTCAGACATGGTCTCCAAACCCTGCACCTTATTTTGAAACACCACTT